One Lepus europaeus isolate LE1 chromosome 7, mLepTim1.pri, whole genome shotgun sequence DNA segment encodes these proteins:
- the LOC133763654 gene encoding olfactory receptor 10AG1-like, protein MEFVLLGFSDIPNLRWILFGIFSLLYLTILMCNSIIILITIMDPILQTPMYFFLSNFSFLEICYVTVTIPRMLMDLCTQKGNISFLACAAQMCFVLMLGGTECLLLTVMAYDRYVAICNPLHYSIVMNHKFCTQLVTASWVLTAPVVIGQTWQIFSLPFCGSNKINQFFCDIPPVLKLACGDTFVNEIAVYVVAVVFVMVPFMLIVVSYGKIISSILKLSSARGRAKAFSTCSSHLIVVILFYGTAGITYLQPKPNLSEGMGKLISLFYTILIPTLNPIIYALRNKDIMLALRKLLTKLLP, encoded by the coding sequence ATGGAATTTGTCCTCCTGGGGTTTTCAGATATTCCCAATCTCCGGTGGATTCTGTTTGGAATATTTTCCCTCCTCTATCTGACAATATTGATGTGCAACAGCATCATAATATTAATAACTATTATGGACCCCATTCTCCAGACccctatgtatttttttctgagcaATTTTTCCTTTCTGGAAATCTGTTATGTAACAGTCACTATCCCAAGGATGCTCATGGACCTTTGTACCCAGAAAGGAAATATCTCTTTTCTTGCCTGCGCTGCACAAATGTGTTTTGTGCTTATGCTGGGAGGCACAGAGTGCCTCCTTCTGACAgtgatggcctatgaccgctacGTGGCCATTTGTAACCCTCTGCACTATTCTATAGTCATGAACCACAAGTTCTGTACCCAGCTGGTGACTGCCTCCTGGGTCCTCACAGCTCCAGTTGTAATAGGGCAAACATGGCAGATTTTTTCTTTGCCCTTTTGTGGGTctaataaaattaatcaatttttctgTGACATCCCCCCAGTACTTAAGCTAGCTTGCGGGGACACATTTGTGAATGAAATAGCAGTCTATGTAGTGGCAGTGGTGTTTGTCATGGTACCATTTATGCTGATTGTTGTTTCCTATGGCAAAATTATCTCCAGTATTTTGAAATTGTCATCAGCCAGAGGAAGGGCTAAGGCCTTCTCCACCTGTTCTTCTCATCTGATTGTAGTCATCCTATTCTATGGAACAGCTGGTATCACTTACTTACAACCCAAACCAAATCTCTCTGAAGGAATGGGGAAGCTCATCTCTCTCTTCTATACCATTTTAATCCCAACTTTGAATCCTATTATATATGCTCTGAGGAACAAAGACATCATGTTGGCACTGAGAAAACTCTTGACTAAATTACTGCCTTGA